In the genome of Chelmon rostratus isolate fCheRos1 chromosome 24, fCheRos1.pri, whole genome shotgun sequence, one region contains:
- the LOC121627126 gene encoding anosmin-1-like: protein MQQEMRPQRLQRMRSKRLICFEKPREPGVARKEDTGGKSRHQNNFLRVQLNRAWFERDQLRHAKRTHVYTVTDLEKEIRGLERRLEEKSSSESSASGESDVSPKETSVESQVEQVENIQHLEKSEMAETQKRLQMQRVFPKKHWECVTSCEFLQSVLAVKQGSCPPPEKTSGLAAACVESCDHDQECSAQKKCCSNGCGHTCQSPKDLYKGAPLKPRKELGFEELSSGQLEVRWSSRLNITAEPVVYVLQSRWNFGIQPSEDTATSWQVVAQTTDPGARLSDIRPGRWYQFRVAAVNTHGTRGFTTPSRHIQSSRDPSNPPAPTELRVASMSFGPGRVVSARLQWSMPADLDVSVHHYKVSWSWTALGQPTASSLTKRRKTVRESQVELDSMRSNRSYSVEVQAVSYWGQTQLKGPRAILHFTTQRTTSAVPRNPTGDTLDVGTPFYQDGQLQVHVYWQSSMDPTVEFYRIQWGPEYCGHNQTRPMEKTSTQESFVSLQGLLFSCRYKVVLQPVSKKSHPLTDSISFSTPSCATIQAKSPQLVTCPVDKVSPQKVLVKAANLTASFEVQGSNMTAIFGWDLSTASPHQQLTGYQVTWAEVIPTNRHNNNKLPHSLISQSQILPPDDNVLIVSGLHPASLYRLEVQAITAEGEGPATSRAFQTPGHQSTGKYRPRQRNHQHKQPIIERQ, encoded by the exons ATGCAGCAGGAGATGAGGCCGCAGCGGCTGCAGCGCATGCGCAGTAAgagactgatttgttttgaaaaaccGAGGGAGCCAGGAGTCGCGAGGAAAGAAGACACCGGAGGAAAGAG TCGCCACCAGAACAACTTTCTGAGAGTCCAGTTGAACCGCGCCTGGTTTGAAAGGGATCAACTCCGGCATGCGAAGCGCACACACGTGTACACTGTGACCGACTTAGAAAAAGAAATACGTGGACTGGAGCGGCGTCtggaagagaaaagcagcagtgagagcagcgcATCAGGTGAATCTGATGTCTCCCCCAAAGAGACGAGCGTGGAGTCCCAGGTggaacaggtggaaaacatCCAGCACCTGGAGAAGAGCGAGATGGCTGAGACTCAGAAGagactgcagatgcag CGAGTCTTTCCCAAGAAGCACTGGGAGTGTGTGACCAGCTGTGAGTTCCTTCAGTCAGTGTTGGCAGTGAAGCAGGGCAGCTGTCCTCCTCCGGAGAAAACCAGTGGCCTTGCAGCGGCTTGCGTGGAGAGCTGTGATCATGACCAAGAATGCTCCGCTCAGAAGAAATGCTGTTCCAACGGCTGTGGCCACACCTGCCAGTCTCCCAAAGACCTTTACAAGG GTGCTCCCCTAAAGCCAAGAAAGGAGCTGGGATTTGAAGAACTCTCCTCTGGCCAGTTGGAGGTGCGCTGGTCCTCCCGCTTAAACATCACAGCTGAGCCCGTTGTGTATGTCCTGCAGAGCAGATGGAACTTTGGCATCCAGCCCAGTGAGGACACTGCCACCTCCTGGCAGGTGGTTGCACAG ACCACAGACCCAGGAGCCAGGCTCTCTGACATTCGGCCAGGTCGCTGGTACCAGTTCAGAGTGGCAGCTGTCAACACCCATGGGACCAGAGGTTTTACCACACCCAGCAGACACATTCAGTCCAGCAGAG ACCCGTCCAATCCTCCAGCTCCCACTGAGCTGAGAGTGGCCAGTATGAGCTTTGGCCCCGGCAGGGTGGTCTCTGCCAGGCTCCAGTGGAGCATGCCTGCGGACCTGGATGTTTCCGTCCACCACTATAAGGTCAGTTGGAGCTGGACTGCACTTGGACAACCCACTGCTTCATCCCTGACCAAGAGAAGGAAGACAGTCAGAGAG agccaGGTGGAGCTGGACAGCATGCGGTCTAACAGGAGCTACAGTGTGGAGGTCCAGGCTGTGTCCTACTGGGGACAAACTCAGCTGAAAGGACCCCGAGCCATCCTCCACTTCACCACACAGCGCa CCACCAGTGCTGTTCCAAGAAACCCTACAGGTGACACTCTGGATGTAGGGACACCATTCTATCAGGACGGGCAGCTCCAGGTTCATGTTTACTGGCAGAGCAGCATGG ATCCTACAGTAGAATTCTACAGAATCCAGTGGGGGCCAGAGTATTGTGGACACAACCAGACCAGACCCATGGAGAAGACGAGCACACAG GAGAGCTTTGTCAGCCTGCAGGGgctgctgttctcctgcaggTATAAAGTCGTCCTGCAGCCAGTCAGCAAGAAGAGTCATCCTCTGACCGACAGCATCAGCTTCTCCACTCCCTCCTGTGCCACCATCCAGGCCAAAAGTCCACAACTCGTGACCTGTCCTGTAGACAAAG TGTCCCCTCAGAAGGTCCTGGTGAAGGCAGCCAACCTGACAGCATCCTTTGAGGTCCAGGGCAGCAACATGACAGCCATTTTTGGCTGGGATTTGTCCACTGCCTCACCCCACCAGCAGCTGACTGGTTACCAGGTGACCTGGGCAGAGGTCATCCCCACCAACcgtcacaacaacaacaaactgccTCACAGTCTCATCTCCCAGTCCCAAATCCTACCCCCG GATGATAATGTTCTGATCGTGTCGGGCCTGCACCCCGCCAGTCTCTACAGGCTGGAAGTCCAGGCCATCACAGCTGAGGGTGAAGGTCCTGCAACCAGCCGAGCCTTCCAGACACCAGGACACCAAAGCACCGGGAAATACA GACCCAGGCAGAGGAACCATCAACATAAACAACCAATCATTGAGAGGCAGTGA